The sequence below is a genomic window from Panthera uncia isolate 11264 unplaced genomic scaffold, Puncia_PCG_1.0 HiC_scaffold_81, whole genome shotgun sequence.
CAGTGTGTGAAGGTGGGGTGTAGACTTCAGAGGTCTGAGGTTCAATTCCTCAATTTAGGACTTAGCTTTTTAGGGGTGGGCTTAGACTTCTGTGGGCAAAGTTTAGTGtttgggggaggagctgaggctACTGAAGTAGGGCTTAGACACCTGCAGTTGAGGAATGCCCATCTGAGCCTCTCCTTTCCTTAGCCCCGGATCCTGTACTGGAGCCCCCATCGATCCCACCGCCGTCCAGCCTTTTACGCCCCCGCCTCAGTCCCTGGGGCTTGGCTCCCCTCTTCCGTTCCGTCCGCTCCAAGCTGGAGAGCTTTGCTGACATCTTCCTCACACCCAACAAAGCCCcacggcccccacccccatcacctccCATGAAGTTGGAGTTGAAGATTGCCATCTCAGAGGCTGAGCAGTCTGGGGCTACTGAGGACACTGCATCTGTCAGTCCCCGGCCCCCTATCCGCCAGTGGCGGGCCCAAGACCACAATCCCCCAGCACCTCTTTCTAAGCCCTCTCTGGGCCGAAGCCACTCCTGCCCCGATCTGGGGCCCCCTGGCCCAGATACCTGCAGCTGGCCCCCTGCTCCACACCACCCGAGCCGGTCACGGCTCCGGCGGCACACTGTGGGTGGTGGAGAGATGGCCCGAGCCCCACCACCCCCTCGGCCCTGTCTCCGGAAAGAGGTCTTCCCTCTTGGAGGAGCGGGAGGCTCTCCTCCCCTCATCACATCTTGTTCGTCCACCGCATctacttcctccttctctgaaCCTGCAGAACCCAGGTAGTGCTCTCAATAAACCCTTCTTAAAGCCCTGGCCACAGTCTGGGCCCAGCCTCCTTCCCTACTATCCAGTGGGCAGGAGATGGGGATATTGCTATGAATATTATTTGTCCCTGAGCCTTGACCTTATCTGCAGGTTGGGCTCAACCAAGGGGAAGGAGCCAAGGGCCTCAGAGGACCAGGTGCTTTCAGACCCTGAGACCAAGGTAGGAGTAGAGATGGGGGGAGGAGACAAGTGGGACTCTGAGTCCATGCTGCACCCTTATCCTCTGCCCTGTTTTTGCAGACCATGGGAAAGGTTTCTCGATTCAGAATACGCAGGACACCAGTCCGTCCTCAGCCAAACCTTACACCAATGGGACTGCCTCGACCAATCAGGTGAGTGGCTCATTGTACATGCAGCTGCCTTGGCCAAATAGGTGTAGGCTTGGACCCTCTGAAGTGGGGCTCTGTCTTCTCTCAGGGAGGAGTCAATTTGGTCTGAACATGGTTTGCACTTAGAACTATATGTCTGTCTCAGGCAGCACTCCTGGCCTCAGTGTGTCCCAGAAACTAAAATATAGACCACACCTTGCTTATCCTTTTTTCAGGGCACAATGGCCCTGGGTTTTGCAATGGCCTCTGCTCTTTGCTCCCAGGTTGAACAAGAAGGAGTTCAGCTTAGAAGAAATTTATACCAACAAGAATTATCAGTCACCTACAACCAGGAGGTGAGAAACTCTGAAGGCTTGGGGGTAATAGAGGGAAGGCTGGAACCAGGGGCCACGCTGGTAACCAGCACCCCTCCCTGCCTGGTCCAGGACCTTTGAAACCATCTTTGAGGAGCCCCGGGAGCGCAACGGGACTCTGATTTTCACCAGCTCAAAGAAGCTTCGGCGGGCTGTAGAATTTCGGGACAGCAGCCTTCCTCGATCCCGGCGGCCATCTCGTG
It includes:
- the LOC125918453 gene encoding proline-rich protein 14-like isoform X1 — its product is MDLPGDSSPPGRPRLCRQPLARALWGARSPKRPRLQSLAAPSPLEKASRRVLAVVLEDVMAARMVPLVPQEETTTPQHRSNRRDSVRNQPPASPSQQATWSSQTRPPDPLHLCREPLSRTHRPPSTLRRRSRTTPGPEEGPSQKVDWAPQPTLVVMLEDIASSRPAAEGFADETPNFIIPARRAKPMTVVHQPMLPSRDLDPPFQPSALPEDPLESPPGAPDPVLEPPSIPPPSSLLRPRLSPWGLAPLFRSVRSKLESFADIFLTPNKAPRPPPPSPPMKLELKIAISEAEQSGATEDTASVSPRPPIRQWRAQDHNPPAPLSKPSLGRSHSCPDLGPPGPDTCSWPPAPHHPSRSRLRRHTVGGGEMARAPPPPRPCLRKEVFPLGGAGGSPPLITSCSSTASTSSFSEPAEPRLGSTKGKEPRASEDQVLSDPETKTMGKVSRFRIRRTPVRPQPNLTPMGLPRPIRLNKKEFSLEEIYTNKNYQSPTTRRTFETIFEEPRERNGTLIFTSSKKLRRAVEFRDSSLPRSRRPSRGVRAAAGRTLTSNLAPSPDVGPLLQQRLEELDASLLEEEEVDREHPHRT
- the LOC125918453 gene encoding proline-rich protein 14-like isoform X2 — its product is MDLPGDSSPPGRPRLCRQPLARALWGARSPKRPRLQSLAAPSPLEKASRRVLAVVLEDVMAARMVPLVPQEETTTPQHRSNRRDSVRNQPPASPSQQATWSSQTRPPDPLHLCREPLSRTHRPPSTLRRRSRTTPGPEEGPSQKVDWAPQPTLVVMLEDIASSRPAAEGFADETPNFIIPARRDLDPPFQPSALPEDPLESPPGAPDPVLEPPSIPPPSSLLRPRLSPWGLAPLFRSVRSKLESFADIFLTPNKAPRPPPPSPPMKLELKIAISEAEQSGATEDTASVSPRPPIRQWRAQDHNPPAPLSKPSLGRSHSCPDLGPPGPDTCSWPPAPHHPSRSRLRRHTVGGGEMARAPPPPRPCLRKEVFPLGGAGGSPPLITSCSSTASTSSFSEPAEPRLGSTKGKEPRASEDQVLSDPETKTMGKVSRFRIRRTPVRPQPNLTPMGLPRPIRLNKKEFSLEEIYTNKNYQSPTTRRTFETIFEEPRERNGTLIFTSSKKLRRAVEFRDSSLPRSRRPSRGVRAAAGRTLTSNLAPSPDVGPLLQQRLEELDASLLEEEEVDREHPHRT